The following coding sequences are from one Solea solea chromosome 11, fSolSol10.1, whole genome shotgun sequence window:
- the LOC131468011 gene encoding mitochondrial carrier homolog 1-like isoform X3: MMEAENLPGLVVAAGQEATATPEDVELPVLLLGAAVTAALHPLIYVKLLIQVGHEPLPPIVGTTMFGRKVLYLPGFFSYAQYIIKVDGKMGLFRGLSPRIVSSAVSTVVRSKAKKTTHEMIIQCVTRVAIHPFHVMSVRCMAQFVGREVKYSGLFTCIRSILKEEGFTGFFTGLIPHMLGEVLFLWCCNLLSHFINTYAVDDSFSQAPAVRSYSKFVMGIAVTVLTSPFMLVADVMAVNNCGLAAGLPPHSPIFKSWMHCWNHLRHKGQIFRGSSFFFRRVPVTSLPIVKD; the protein is encoded by the exons ATGATGGAGGCGGAAAACTTGCCCGGCCTCGTCGTCGCTGCCGGACAGGAAGCTACAGCGACTCCCGAGGATGTGGAACTCCCGGTGTTGCTGCTCGGAGCGGCGGTGACAGCCGCCTTGCACCCGCTAATCTACGTGAAACTGCTCATACAG GTGGGACATGAACCTCTTCCTCCAATTGTGGGCACGACCATGTTTGGTCGAAAAGTCTTATACTTGCCTGGCTTCTTCTCCTACG CACAGTACATTATCAAGGTGGATGGAAAGATGGGACTCTTCCGAGGACTCTCACCTCGTATCGTGTCCAGTGCCGTCTCCACCGTGGTCAGGAGCAAAGCCAAGAAG ACCACACATGAGATGATCATCCAGTGTGTGACCAGAGTTGCCATTCACCCTTTTCATG TGATGTCGGTGCGGTGCATGGCTCAGTTTGTTGGCAGAGAGGTCAAGTACAG tgGCTTGTTCACTTGTATTAGAAGTATTTTGAAGGAGGAAGGATTCACGGGATTCTTTAC tggtcTCATTCCCCACATGCTGGGAGAAGTCCTCTTCCTGTGGTGTTGTAACCTCCTGTCTCACTTTATCAACACCTACGCTGTGGACGACAGT ttcagtcaGGCTCCAGCTGTGAGAAGCTACTCCAAGTTTGTGATGGGT ATCGCCGTGACTGTGCTGACGTCGCCGTTCATGTTGGTGGCTGATGTTATGGCGGTCAACAACTGTGG TCTGGCTGCAGGtcttcctcctcactctcctatCTTCAAGTCCTGGATGCACTGCTGGAATCACCTGAGGCACAAG ggtcAAATCTTTAGAGGATCCAGCTTCTTTTTCCGCCGGGTGCCTGTGACCTCCCTGCCAATTGTCAAAGATTGA
- the LOC131468011 gene encoding mitochondrial carrier homolog 1-like isoform X1: MMEAENLPGLVVAAGQEATATPEDVELPVLLLGAAVTAALHPLIYVKLLIQVGHEPLPPIVGTTMFGRKVLYLPGFFSYAQYIIKVDGKMGLFRGLSPRIVSSAVSTVVRSKAKKQVALLTNVEKIEEPQSSLGKVVKETTHEMIIQCVTRVAIHPFHVMSVRCMAQFVGREVKYSGLFTCIRSILKEEGFTGFFTGLIPHMLGEVLFLWCCNLLSHFINTYAVDDSFSQAPAVRSYSKFVMGIAVTVLTSPFMLVADVMAVNNCGLAAGLPPHSPIFKSWMHCWNHLRHKGQIFRGSSFFFRRVPVTSLPIVKD; this comes from the exons ATGATGGAGGCGGAAAACTTGCCCGGCCTCGTCGTCGCTGCCGGACAGGAAGCTACAGCGACTCCCGAGGATGTGGAACTCCCGGTGTTGCTGCTCGGAGCGGCGGTGACAGCCGCCTTGCACCCGCTAATCTACGTGAAACTGCTCATACAG GTGGGACATGAACCTCTTCCTCCAATTGTGGGCACGACCATGTTTGGTCGAAAAGTCTTATACTTGCCTGGCTTCTTCTCCTACG CACAGTACATTATCAAGGTGGATGGAAAGATGGGACTCTTCCGAGGACTCTCACCTCGTATCGTGTCCAGTGCCGTCTCCACCGTGGTCAGGAGCAAAGCCAAGAAG caggtggcacttTTGACCAACGTAGAAAAGATAGAAGAGCCTCAGTCTTCACTCGGTAAAGTGGTTAAAGAG ACCACACATGAGATGATCATCCAGTGTGTGACCAGAGTTGCCATTCACCCTTTTCATG TGATGTCGGTGCGGTGCATGGCTCAGTTTGTTGGCAGAGAGGTCAAGTACAG tgGCTTGTTCACTTGTATTAGAAGTATTTTGAAGGAGGAAGGATTCACGGGATTCTTTAC tggtcTCATTCCCCACATGCTGGGAGAAGTCCTCTTCCTGTGGTGTTGTAACCTCCTGTCTCACTTTATCAACACCTACGCTGTGGACGACAGT ttcagtcaGGCTCCAGCTGTGAGAAGCTACTCCAAGTTTGTGATGGGT ATCGCCGTGACTGTGCTGACGTCGCCGTTCATGTTGGTGGCTGATGTTATGGCGGTCAACAACTGTGG TCTGGCTGCAGGtcttcctcctcactctcctatCTTCAAGTCCTGGATGCACTGCTGGAATCACCTGAGGCACAAG ggtcAAATCTTTAGAGGATCCAGCTTCTTTTTCCGCCGGGTGCCTGTGACCTCCCTGCCAATTGTCAAAGATTGA
- the LOC131468011 gene encoding mitochondrial carrier homolog 1-like isoform X2, producing MMEAENLPGLVVAAGQEATATPEDVELPVLLLGAAVTAALHPLIYVKLLIQVGHEPLPPIVGTTMFGRKVLYLPGFFSYAQYIIKVDGKMGLFRGLSPRIVSSAVSTVVRSKAKKVALLTNVEKIEEPQSSLGKVVKETTHEMIIQCVTRVAIHPFHVMSVRCMAQFVGREVKYSGLFTCIRSILKEEGFTGFFTGLIPHMLGEVLFLWCCNLLSHFINTYAVDDSFSQAPAVRSYSKFVMGIAVTVLTSPFMLVADVMAVNNCGLAAGLPPHSPIFKSWMHCWNHLRHKGQIFRGSSFFFRRVPVTSLPIVKD from the exons ATGATGGAGGCGGAAAACTTGCCCGGCCTCGTCGTCGCTGCCGGACAGGAAGCTACAGCGACTCCCGAGGATGTGGAACTCCCGGTGTTGCTGCTCGGAGCGGCGGTGACAGCCGCCTTGCACCCGCTAATCTACGTGAAACTGCTCATACAG GTGGGACATGAACCTCTTCCTCCAATTGTGGGCACGACCATGTTTGGTCGAAAAGTCTTATACTTGCCTGGCTTCTTCTCCTACG CACAGTACATTATCAAGGTGGATGGAAAGATGGGACTCTTCCGAGGACTCTCACCTCGTATCGTGTCCAGTGCCGTCTCCACCGTGGTCAGGAGCAAAGCCAAGAAG gtggcacttTTGACCAACGTAGAAAAGATAGAAGAGCCTCAGTCTTCACTCGGTAAAGTGGTTAAAGAG ACCACACATGAGATGATCATCCAGTGTGTGACCAGAGTTGCCATTCACCCTTTTCATG TGATGTCGGTGCGGTGCATGGCTCAGTTTGTTGGCAGAGAGGTCAAGTACAG tgGCTTGTTCACTTGTATTAGAAGTATTTTGAAGGAGGAAGGATTCACGGGATTCTTTAC tggtcTCATTCCCCACATGCTGGGAGAAGTCCTCTTCCTGTGGTGTTGTAACCTCCTGTCTCACTTTATCAACACCTACGCTGTGGACGACAGT ttcagtcaGGCTCCAGCTGTGAGAAGCTACTCCAAGTTTGTGATGGGT ATCGCCGTGACTGTGCTGACGTCGCCGTTCATGTTGGTGGCTGATGTTATGGCGGTCAACAACTGTGG TCTGGCTGCAGGtcttcctcctcactctcctatCTTCAAGTCCTGGATGCACTGCTGGAATCACCTGAGGCACAAG ggtcAAATCTTTAGAGGATCCAGCTTCTTTTTCCGCCGGGTGCCTGTGACCTCCCTGCCAATTGTCAAAGATTGA